The segment TTCTGTAACTGTAATGCTTTTCATGTTTAAAATAAGTTCAACGGTTTAAAACGTTCAAAAGTTCAATCATTCAATTTAACCTTTTGAACTCTTGAACCCTTTGAACAAGTAAAGCGATCAAATTGATCGCTTTACAAAATTAGGCATTAAGCCCGAAAGAATATTCATTTCCCGGGTGTTTAACTAGTTTTTAGCTTTTCCCGAATACCCGTTTCAACAAGTCTGTTACCTGTGCTGCCGGATCCTTACGGATTTTAGCTTCCTGCTCGCTGATCAGGATCATCAATCCATCAATTGCTTTTGCTGTTACGTAAGCCTCCAAATCCGGATTTTGCTTAGTTACTCCGGGGATCTTGTTGTATTTTGTCACCAACGGATTCCAGTATTCCGTCACGCGCACTTTATCCATTGCCGTTTTTACGATCGGTTTGAATTTCTCGGTCAAACTAACGGTTGTTTTTTCGCGCAAAAAATGAGTTGCTGCCGTATCGCCCCCATTCAGGATAGCGAATCCGTCGGAAACGGACATTCCTTTTACTGCCCCGGCAAACACATCGAAAGCACTTTTGGAAGCTTCTTCTGCCGCACGGTTCACAGATTCTTCAAATTGGGTTACCTGACTCTGCATTCCCAGCATCACCAATTTATCTTTCATGTTTTTTGCTTCCGCCGGCCATGGAATAAAGATCTTCGGATTCTTGTAAAATCCATCCATCTTCTGAGCTGCGCCGGCCGCTGTTTTGGCACCGGTCGTCAATGCTTCCCGCAAACCGCTCACCACCTCATCGTTCGTCAATGACGGTTTCGATGTGGATGTTCCGCCGCTGATGGTTTCTTTTCCTTTGGTAACGATTTTCCCCAGGGTCTGGGCATTTGACAAATAACCCGTACTTATAATTAAAGCAATTGCGATACTGATTTTCATACTGTCTGATTTAATTCTGTTTGTTTACAGAGACACGAAGCATCGCGTCCTTACTTATTTTTAACGTTTCATTAAACCAAAAATTGTTCCAAAAGTAAGGGCGGAAAATTTTCCGCCCTTACTTAAAATCCTTGCACCCCGTTTACTGTGGTGTATTTCAAAATGTTCTTCTTATCCGGATGAATGCGTGCAAATGCGGACTGTACGGCCAATGTTCCTTCGTGGAAACCACACAGGATCAGTTTCAGCTTGTTCTCATAGGTATTCACATCACCGATGGCATAAATTCCCGGGATATTCGTGGAATAATCCAATGTATCTACTTTAATAGCGTTCTTTTCGATTTCCAGTCCCCAGTCAGCGATGGGTCCCAATGACGGCTTCAACCCGAACAAAGGAATGAAGTGATCGGTTTCGCGGATAATCTCGCCCTGCGTGTTGTGCTGGATTTTCACATGAGTCAAAGCTCCGTCGCCTTCCACACCAACTACTTCGGCTTCTGTAATCAGGTTGATCTGACCGTTCCCGGCCATATCGATCACTTTCTGAACGGAGTCCAAATGTCCGCGGAAAGAAGCACTTCTGTGAACCAGTACCACTTCTTTGGCAATTTTCTTTTCTGCCAGGAAGATCGACCAATCCAGTGCGGAATCTCCACCACCTGCGATTACACAGCGTTTTCCCCTGTAGAACTCCGGATCTTTGATAATGTATTCAATTCCTTTGTCTTCAAAGTCTGCGATATTCGCAATAGGTGGTTTACGCGGTTCGAAAACTCCCAATCCACCGGCAATCATAACGATAGGCGCCAAATGTTTGGTTCCTTTTACGGTAGTTACTATAAATTTTCCGTCGTCTGTCTTGTCGATGGTCATTGCAGCTTCCCCCAAAGTAAATCCGGGTTTAAACGGTGCTGCCTGCTCCATTAAATTATCGACCAGGTCTCCCGCCAATACGGAAGGAAATCCCGGGATATCGTAAATCGGTTTTTTCGGATAAATTTCAGAACATTGTCCGCCCGGTTGAGGCAAAGAGTCAATCAAATGACAGTGCAATTTCAACAATCCGGCTTCAAAAACAGTGAAAAGCCCCACCGGACCCGCACCAATTATAATTATATCAGTTTCAATCATTATTTCTATTAAAAGTAGCACAAAAATACGGATTGTTTCTTAAATAGAATTAGTATAAATAAGGTATTTTGAGCTTTACTTTCCTGCTAAATCCCTACTTTAACACAGTACTTTCAAAATACTCAACCATGAAATCAATTACAGCCTTTATCCTCTTAATCTGGTGTTTTTCATCACAAGCCCAGGAGCCGAAAATCAAGAATTGTGTCTATTCGCTCAACAGCGTGAAAGGTGCACGAAACCCCAAGGAATTTCCTATGGATAATGATCTGAATTACCTTCAGATAGAAAATGGCGAAGCTGTAGTCAATTACCGGTGCCGCGGCAAAGTCACTTTTTACCAGGGAGCAGTAAAAGACTATGCGGTTACGAAATCAGGAACAGTAGAAACAACAAGTTTCTACCTTGCCCCCACCGGTCTGGGAAGCAAAACTATCAACCTGGAAATTTCTCTTTTGGAGAACGGTCAATACCAGGTCCATCTTTTCGATAAGCTGGGTTCTTTGGATACTTTTCTAAGTGCCGAACTTTCGAACAAAGATATTTTCAAACAGTAATAGGTAAGCTTTGCTATTTTTGCTAAAAGCATTCAGGTGAGTAAAGCAGCAGAAAAAAGTTTTTCGAATTTCATAAAAGAACATTCCGTCATCATTGGAATTCTTTTATTGGCGCTTATTTTGAGATGCTACGACCTGTTTTCCATTCCATATACGCATGACGAACTCAGCGGATTGTTGCGCACCCGGTTCGATTCTTTCAGCGAACTAATTGCCAAAGGCGTGAAAATTGACGGCCACCCGGCTTTTGTGCAGGTTTTCCTTTATTACTGGACCGGTTTGTTCGGAACTTCCGAATGGATTGTCAAGCTTCCGTTCATCTTTTCCGGGGTCGGAGGAGTTTATTTCGCTTATAAGATCGGGAAGCGCTGGTCGAATGTAACGGTTGGACTCATTGTAGCCGCCATTCTTGCAACCAGCCAATATCCTTTGATGTACAGCCAGATTGCGCGGCCTTACACTTCCGGATTTTTCTTCACGTTGTGGTTTGCCTGGCATTGGGGAGAAATCGTGTTATTTAAGAATTATGCCCGCAGACACCTCATCTGGTTCCCGATTGCAGCGGCGCTTTGTGCCTACAATCACCATTTCAGTATGCTCACGGCAGGACTTATCGGAATCTTCGGGATCTTCTATACGTTCCGGGATTTTTTGTGGAAGTATCTGCTGCTTTGCCTCTCTGCGGTGGTTCTGTATTCACCTCATTTCACCATCCTGGCGGCCCAACTCAAAATGGGCGGTCTGGCCGGCTGGCTCGGAAAACCAGAACCTTCTTTTTTACCGCATTACATCTACTACATTTTCCAGTTCTCTGCTTTAGTGGTTGTTCTGTATACCGGGATTATTGCATGGACAATTTTCAAAGGTGGCTTTCCTGAAACATTCGGGACTCAATCACCGATTAAAAAACGCCGTTCGAAAGCCATTCTTTTCGCTGGAATGTTATTCTTTGCAACGTATGCCGTGGGTTATTTTTATTCGATCTACGTAGCGCCCGTACTGCAAACTTCCGTGCTTATTTTTGCCTATCCGTTTCTGCTCATTTTCTTATTCGGCTGGGCGAAGGAGCAAACCAAACGCATGAATGTAACGCTCCTTTTGGTCATTATGGGACTAAACACGTATGTGCTGATCTTCCAGCGGCAGTATTACACCGTTTTTTACAAAACTCCATTCAACCAACTGGTCCTGGATGTCATAAACGTAGACAAAGAACCGGGCTATGCACTCATTTTCTCGGACGAACCCAAGACGCGTTTTTATTCCGAAAGAGGTGATTTCCATATTCCTGGAAAAGTGAAATTCTTTACTGTGCCGGAATTTACCGAAAAGGACCTGGAGAAATTGCTGGAAGAGAAATCCGGTTGCGAGGTATTCTACCTGGCTGCTACTTCCTCCCTGCCTCCGAATTACCGGGCAATGGTGCTTCAAAAATTCCCGCACATTATCTGGCAGAAGAATTATTTTTCTGCTTCCACCCTTTGCTTGTCGAAAGGACAGCCCAGCGAAAAACCGCTTGCTGACATTGCCAAAAACAAGGATTTATTTAACGGCTACAACCCGGGCAAATGGTATGATGGCAGCTATCATTTCGAAAAAAACGAAGAATGGGGCCCGGGTTACTCCAAAGAGTTGAATAAACTGGTGAAAAGGCCTTCCGACCTGGTGGATGTGGTGGTGAAACTCAAATTATCGGATTTGAAGCAGGAACCTTTATTGGTATTGAATATCCAATCTCCCGATTCGACGATCATGTACCGCGACACACCGGTATCCAGGCACACGGTCAACCTGAAAGACAGCACGGTTACACTCGTGCAATCGATCAAGTTTATTGATCTGAAGTACCGGCAATTCGAAAAACCGACATTGAACACATTTATCTGGAACAGGGATAAAAAACCGCTGAAAATTCTTTCTTTTCAAGTGTTCTACCGAAAAGACAACCCGCTGACTTATGCGCTTTATGAACCGATAATTAATTGAAAATGTAAAATGAACAATTGAAAAGCGGGTACTCAATAGTTCATTCCACCTACATTTCCAAACTTTTCAATTATCAATTTTCAATTCAAATAAATTTCTTCGCGAACTCCCACAAAACAATTCCCGCGCATACGGAAACATTCAGACTGTGTTTGGTGCCGAACTGCGGAATTTCGAGGATGTAATCGGAAGCGTCTATCACCGATTGGTCCACGCCATCTACTTCGTTTCCGAAAACGAGTGCGAATTTGGAATCGTTCAGTGCCCGGACCTCGTGCAGCAAAACCGTCTTCTCCGCCTGTTCGATACTGCAAACCGCTATTCCCTGCTGCCTGAGTTCAGCAACCAGTTCATCGATATTTTCCCGGTATTCCCAGTCAATGGTATCTGTTGCGCCCAAAGCTGTTTTATGAATTTCCCGGTGTGGCGGCTGGGCTGTAATTCCACACAGGTAGATTTTTTCCACATTGAAGGCATCGGCCGTGCGGAAAAACGAACCGATGTTGTTCAGGCTCCGGATATCATTCAGGATCACGATCAGCGGGAATTTCTCCTGGCCTTTAAATGTCTCTTCATCAACTCGTTCGAGTTCCCACAATTTCAATTTCCGGTTCATGGGGCAAAAATACCTATTTGCATCATTTTTTTTGCACAAGTAATCCGATTCATTTATTTTCACTGTATGAAAACCATCCTGATACTAATAACATCCATCTCTTTCTGTAATTTGTCAGTTGCACAATGCCCGACTGCCGGTCAGGATTCTGCAGCAACCTATTGCCCCAACGAAGTCTTCGATCTTGCAAACCTCAGATCGCCAGATGCCGATACAACCGGCATATTCATTGATCCGATGGGTGATACGATGACGAATACGATTATTTCACTCCAATTTCCGGGACAATACACCTATTTCTATCACGTATCCGATACTAACTGCCCGGTAGATACCGCTAAATACATTGTCACCATTCTACCTGTTTCTGCATGTAGCTGGGGGCTTACCGAAAATGCTTCTGAGAACAACCACCTCATTCACTCCAACCCGGTAAACGATGAATTGATACTGAATAATTCCACTTACGACCTGCTGGAAGTTTATGAAATTTCAGGACGCTGTGTTTTTACAAGCACAACACCATCCGTAATGGATATTTCGTTACTGAGCAGAGGCAATTACTTGCTGGTAGTGAGCAGGAATGGAACAAAACAGTTTCAGCGGTTTATTAAAAATTAGGTACTCTTCAATCCACTATCACATGAAAAGATTTGTTCCTGTTCTCTTACTTGTTTTTACTTCGTTGTTTGTAGCGAAATGCACCATTGAAAAACGCTTATTTCAACCCGGCTACAGCATCGAATGGAAAAAAAAGATTCCTCAGAAAGAAAAAGACGAAACGGAAATCCCGGTTTCCGCAAACCGGCACGAACCGGATTTAGCCAACCATCCCGTTACAACTGATCCGGTTGCGGAAAATGAAATACCGGTAAACACCCATTTGCCTGAAACGCAACCTCAGCAACTGGTTGCCGAACCGATTACTTCCTCTGAAAAACAGCCAACTATTCGTACGGACCAACCCGGAACATCGGAAACTGAAGCTTCCACTCCTAAAGAACAAGAAAAAGACGATTGGGAAACGGAAAACAAACCGGAATTCGAGCTTTTTGGCGTCATGTCATTCGGGCTCTATTTCTGTTCCCTTGCATTGGCAATTATCGGCATCGTACTTTTAAGTTCACCCTATTTCTTTGTAGTGGCCGGATTTATGATCCTGTTATCCCTGATATTCGGGATCATTTCCGTAGACAAATACCGCAGAGACAGATCCAAGTACCGCCGGAATTCCTTCGGTTATTTCGGGTTGATCGCCTCAGCTGCTACCATTTCATTCGTTGCCCTTTTGGTACTGCTTGCCTGGGGACTGGGCTCATTCTGATTTCCCGGAAACCGTCTGAACGCATTTAGTGATTCAACTCCTAATTGCAGAATGTTGAAAACTATGAAAAACAAAAATTGCGCTCCTTGCTTCTTTGATAGTAAATTTGAGCCATTCCATAATTCATACCTGCGTGTCAAAAAAAGAAAAAGATCCGGCAGAAACGCCCTTAATGAAGCAATACAACGAGATTAAAGCAAAACATCCTCAGGCTTTGCTGCTTTTTCGCGTCGGGGATTTTTACGAGACTTTCGGGGAAGATGCGGTGACTGCATCCAAAACACTCGGAATTGTTCTTACCAAAAGAGGTGCAGGTTCGCCTTCCGAAATTGAATTAGCCGGATTTCCGCATCATTCGCTGGAATCTTACCTTCCGAAACTGGTACGTGCCGGTCACCGCGTGGCAATCTGCGACCAGCTGGAAGATCCCAAAATGACCAAAACGATCGTCAAACGCGGAGTTACCGAACTGGTCACTCCCGGAATTGCTTTCAGCGATAAGATCCTGGACGG is part of the Fluviicola sp. genome and harbors:
- a CDS encoding DUF4197 domain-containing protein, translating into MKISIAIALIISTGYLSNAQTLGKIVTKGKETISGGTSTSKPSLTNDEVVSGLREALTTGAKTAAGAAQKMDGFYKNPKIFIPWPAEAKNMKDKLVMLGMQSQVTQFEESVNRAAEEASKSAFDVFAGAVKGMSVSDGFAILNGGDTAATHFLREKTTVSLTEKFKPIVKTAMDKVRVTEYWNPLVTKYNKIPGVTKQNPDLEAYVTAKAIDGLMILISEQEAKIRKDPAAQVTDLLKRVFGKS
- a CDS encoding NAD(P)/FAD-dependent oxidoreductase → MIETDIIIIGAGPVGLFTVFEAGLLKLHCHLIDSLPQPGGQCSEIYPKKPIYDIPGFPSVLAGDLVDNLMEQAAPFKPGFTLGEAAMTIDKTDDGKFIVTTVKGTKHLAPIVMIAGGLGVFEPRKPPIANIADFEDKGIEYIIKDPEFYRGKRCVIAGGGDSALDWSIFLAEKKIAKEVVLVHRSASFRGHLDSVQKVIDMAGNGQINLITEAEVVGVEGDGALTHVKIQHNTQGEIIRETDHFIPLFGLKPSLGPIADWGLEIEKNAIKVDTLDYSTNIPGIYAIGDVNTYENKLKLILCGFHEGTLAVQSAFARIHPDKKNILKYTTVNGVQGF
- a CDS encoding glycosyltransferase family 39 protein, yielding MSKAAEKSFSNFIKEHSVIIGILLLALILRCYDLFSIPYTHDELSGLLRTRFDSFSELIAKGVKIDGHPAFVQVFLYYWTGLFGTSEWIVKLPFIFSGVGGVYFAYKIGKRWSNVTVGLIVAAILATSQYPLMYSQIARPYTSGFFFTLWFAWHWGEIVLFKNYARRHLIWFPIAAALCAYNHHFSMLTAGLIGIFGIFYTFRDFLWKYLLLCLSAVVLYSPHFTILAAQLKMGGLAGWLGKPEPSFLPHYIYYIFQFSALVVVLYTGIIAWTIFKGGFPETFGTQSPIKKRRSKAILFAGMLFFATYAVGYFYSIYVAPVLQTSVLIFAYPFLLIFLFGWAKEQTKRMNVTLLLVIMGLNTYVLIFQRQYYTVFYKTPFNQLVLDVINVDKEPGYALIFSDEPKTRFYSERGDFHIPGKVKFFTVPEFTEKDLEKLLEEKSGCEVFYLAATSSLPPNYRAMVLQKFPHIIWQKNYFSASTLCLSKGQPSEKPLADIAKNKDLFNGYNPGKWYDGSYHFEKNEEWGPGYSKELNKLVKRPSDLVDVVVKLKLSDLKQEPLLVLNIQSPDSTIMYRDTPVSRHTVNLKDSTVTLVQSIKFIDLKYRQFEKPTLNTFIWNRDKKPLKILSFQVFYRKDNPLTYALYEPIIN
- a CDS encoding RNA methyltransferase, translated to MNRKLKLWELERVDEETFKGQEKFPLIVILNDIRSLNNIGSFFRTADAFNVEKIYLCGITAQPPHREIHKTALGATDTIDWEYRENIDELVAELRQQGIAVCSIEQAEKTVLLHEVRALNDSKFALVFGNEVDGVDQSVIDASDYILEIPQFGTKHSLNVSVCAGIVLWEFAKKFI
- a CDS encoding T9SS type A sorting domain-containing protein; amino-acid sequence: MKTILILITSISFCNLSVAQCPTAGQDSAATYCPNEVFDLANLRSPDADTTGIFIDPMGDTMTNTIISLQFPGQYTYFYHVSDTNCPVDTAKYIVTILPVSACSWGLTENASENNHLIHSNPVNDELILNNSTYDLLEVYEISGRCVFTSTTPSVMDISLLSRGNYLLVVSRNGTKQFQRFIKN